One stretch of Zhihengliuella flava DNA includes these proteins:
- the galE gene encoding UDP-glucose 4-epimerase GalE has protein sequence MHVLVTGGAGYIGSHTVLVLLEAGHRVTVVDDFSGASAEALRRVEALAGRRVEVAVADVLDADALTRAVVAAAPDAVVHFAGLKAAGESVAEPERYYRVNVGGTLNVLDAMLAAGCSRLVFSSSASVYGRADSMPVSEEATLAPANPYGRTKAVCEAMLSDLAAAHPEFQVAILRYFNPVGAHPSGDLGESPAGEPSNLMPLIAAAAVGSRAAVKIHGGDYPTPDGTGIRDFIHVLDLAEGHLRALDAVAARAATSPGRAAIWNLGTGRGTSVLEVIRATAAVAGREIAYEIGPRRPGDVAVSYADCRKAATELGWRAQRGLDEMVRDTLAWQRKHPGGYTA, from the coding sequence GTGCACGTTCTGGTGACCGGCGGGGCCGGCTATATCGGCTCCCACACCGTTCTGGTCCTGCTCGAGGCCGGGCATCGAGTCACGGTCGTTGACGACTTCTCGGGCGCCTCCGCTGAAGCCCTGCGCCGCGTTGAGGCTTTGGCGGGGCGCCGAGTCGAGGTAGCGGTGGCCGACGTGCTCGATGCCGACGCGCTGACCCGCGCGGTGGTCGCGGCGGCGCCTGACGCCGTCGTGCATTTTGCTGGGCTCAAGGCGGCGGGGGAGTCTGTGGCCGAACCAGAGCGGTACTACCGTGTCAACGTCGGCGGCACACTCAACGTTCTGGATGCCATGCTCGCGGCTGGCTGCAGCCGGCTGGTGTTTAGCTCGAGCGCGAGCGTCTACGGCCGGGCCGACTCCATGCCGGTCAGCGAGGAGGCAACGCTCGCGCCGGCGAACCCGTACGGACGCACCAAGGCGGTCTGCGAGGCGATGCTCAGCGATCTGGCGGCGGCGCACCCCGAGTTTCAGGTGGCGATTCTGCGGTACTTCAATCCGGTCGGCGCTCATCCCTCCGGCGACCTCGGGGAGTCACCGGCGGGTGAGCCGAGCAATCTCATGCCGCTCATCGCTGCCGCAGCTGTTGGATCCCGGGCGGCCGTGAAGATCCACGGAGGCGACTATCCGACGCCGGACGGGACGGGCATTCGCGATTTCATCCACGTGCTGGATCTCGCCGAAGGGCACCTGCGTGCCCTCGACGCCGTCGCGGCGCGCGCGGCGACGTCGCCCGGGCGGGCCGCGATCTGGAATCTCGGAACGGGCCGCGGCACCAGCGTGCTGGAGGTGATTCGTGCCACGGCTGCTGTGGCTGGGCGGGAGATTGCCTATGAGATCGGGCCGCGACGGCCCGGAGACGTCGCCGTCTCCTACGCCGATTGCCGCAAGGCGGCCACGGAGCTGGGGTGGCGAGCGCAACGCGGCCTCGACGAGATGGTCCGGGACACCCTCGCGTGGCAGCGCAAGCATCCGGGGGGCTACACCGCGTAA
- a CDS encoding fumarylacetoacetate hydrolase family protein: MRIARFVVDADPQYGVVDGDQIVGIAGDPFYQGIQPTGNKFALDDVRLVAPIIPRSKVICFGRTYADHAKELGNEVPTSPLMFLKPNTAITGPGDPVTLPAFSDEVSFEAELAVVIGRICKDVPAEKVADVVFGYTCANDLTARDAQRTDGQWARAKGWDGSCPIGPWIETDLDPEDVAIAGRLDGETVQEGSTAEMIWTAAELVSYASQAFTLLPGDVILTGTPAGVGLVREGQRYEVEIEGIGTLINHFRR; encoded by the coding sequence ATGCGCATTGCACGTTTTGTAGTAGACGCCGACCCGCAGTACGGCGTCGTCGATGGTGACCAGATCGTCGGAATTGCCGGCGACCCGTTCTACCAGGGCATTCAGCCCACTGGGAATAAGTTCGCGCTGGACGACGTCCGCCTCGTCGCGCCCATCATTCCCCGGTCCAAGGTCATTTGCTTTGGGCGGACCTACGCTGATCACGCGAAGGAATTGGGCAACGAGGTGCCCACCTCGCCGCTGATGTTCCTCAAGCCCAACACCGCGATCACCGGCCCGGGCGATCCGGTGACGCTGCCCGCATTTTCCGACGAGGTGTCCTTTGAGGCGGAACTGGCCGTCGTGATCGGACGCATTTGTAAGGATGTGCCGGCGGAGAAGGTCGCTGACGTGGTGTTCGGGTACACCTGCGCGAACGACCTCACCGCTCGGGACGCTCAGCGCACCGACGGCCAGTGGGCCCGGGCCAAGGGGTGGGATGGTTCCTGCCCCATCGGCCCGTGGATTGAGACGGACCTTGACCCGGAGGACGTCGCCATCGCCGGGCGCCTCGACGGCGAGACGGTTCAGGAAGGGTCCACGGCGGAGATGATCTGGACGGCCGCGGAGCTCGTGTCCTACGCCTCGCAGGCGTTCACCCTCCTGCCCGGCGACGTCATCCTGACCGGAACCCCGGCCGGTGTAGGCCTGGTGCGCGAGGGCCAGCGGTATGAGGTGGAGATCGAGGGCATCGGGACCCTGATCAACCACTTCCGGCGCTAA
- a CDS encoding branched-chain amino acid aminotransferase gives MEFSQQLSTTPRSDEERAAVLANPGFGNHFTDHTAVIDWNHTSDGGRWSNARIEAYGPISLDPAASVLHYGQEIFEGLKAYRHADGTVWTFRPEANAERFNASARRLALPELPVEAFVTSLKELVAADRAWVPSGDGEALYLRPFMIATEAFLGVRPAREVSYRLIASPAGNYFGGELKPVSIWLATKYARAGRGGTGEAKCGGNYAASLAAQLEAEENGCQQVLFLDPFNDNAVEELGGMNVFFVMADGTVVTPALNGNILHGITRASVIQLLKDRGLKVEERKFTLDEWRRAAENGQLREVFACGTAAVITPIGLLKTTEGDIASPALPQESLTLSIREQLLGIQTGAVADQHGWLTRLA, from the coding sequence ATGGAATTCTCCCAGCAGCTCTCCACCACCCCTCGGAGCGACGAGGAGCGCGCGGCCGTACTCGCCAACCCCGGGTTCGGTAACCACTTCACCGACCACACTGCGGTGATCGATTGGAATCACACCTCCGACGGCGGCCGGTGGTCCAACGCTCGCATCGAGGCGTACGGCCCCATCAGCCTCGATCCGGCCGCATCCGTCCTGCATTATGGTCAGGAAATCTTTGAGGGTTTGAAGGCCTACCGCCACGCCGATGGCACAGTGTGGACCTTCCGCCCCGAGGCCAACGCGGAGCGCTTCAATGCGTCCGCACGGCGATTGGCCCTGCCCGAACTGCCCGTCGAAGCCTTCGTGACGTCCCTCAAAGAACTCGTCGCAGCGGACCGGGCGTGGGTCCCCTCCGGCGATGGCGAGGCGCTCTACCTGCGCCCCTTCATGATCGCGACCGAGGCCTTCTTGGGCGTGCGCCCGGCGCGCGAGGTCTCGTACCGGCTGATTGCCTCCCCGGCCGGAAACTACTTCGGCGGCGAACTCAAGCCGGTCTCCATTTGGTTGGCCACCAAATATGCACGTGCTGGCCGTGGAGGCACCGGCGAGGCCAAGTGCGGCGGGAACTACGCCGCGTCCTTGGCGGCCCAGCTGGAGGCCGAGGAGAACGGGTGCCAGCAGGTCCTGTTCCTCGACCCGTTCAATGACAACGCGGTGGAAGAACTCGGCGGCATGAACGTCTTCTTCGTCATGGCCGATGGCACGGTTGTCACGCCGGCGTTGAACGGAAACATTCTGCACGGCATAACGCGCGCCTCCGTCATTCAGTTGCTCAAGGATCGCGGACTGAAGGTCGAGGAGCGCAAGTTCACGCTGGACGAGTGGCGTCGCGCCGCGGAGAACGGTCAGCTTCGGGAAGTCTTTGCCTGCGGAACCGCGGCCGTGATCACCCCCATCGGCCTGTTGAAAACCACGGAGGGGGACATCGCGTCGCCGGCGCTTCCGCAGGAGAGCCTGACGCTGAGCATTCGCGAGCAGCTGCTTGGCATCCAGACCGGTGCCGTGGCGGACCAGCATGGCTGGTTGACCCGTCTCGCCTAG
- the gltX gene encoding glutamate--tRNA ligase: MTSATTLPTVTEETPVRVRFCPSPTGTPHVGLIRTALFNWAYARHTGGKMIFRIEDTDAARDSEESYQQLLDALDWLGITWDEGVGVGGPHEPYRQSQRADIYAEVIEQLKAGGHVYESFSSPEEVEERHRAAGRDPKLGYDNFDRDLTDEQKAAFRAEGREPVLRLRMPDEDLTFTDLVRGEITFKAGSTPDFVVVRGNGKPLYTLVNPVDDALMGITHVLRGEDLLSSTPRQIALYRALIQCGVAQYMPLFGHLPYVMGQGNKKLSKRDPESNLFIHRDRGFIPEGLLNYLSLLGWSLSADEDIFTREQLIEAFDVADVLKNPARFDLKKAEAINGTHVRRLDPADFRDRLVPYFAAASLTGEELTEREAEILDAVAPLVQERIGLLGEAPEMAGFLFVADADLQVADDALKGMPENLPEVVSASISALEAVDSWDQEAIEGALRGALIDGLELKPRKAFGPVRAAISGRRVSPPLFESMVILGRESCLVRLRAFADVVANR, from the coding sequence ATGACTAGCGCCACCACACTGCCGACAGTGACCGAAGAAACCCCCGTCCGCGTTCGTTTCTGCCCGTCTCCGACGGGCACGCCCCATGTGGGCTTGATTCGCACCGCCTTGTTCAACTGGGCCTACGCCCGCCATACCGGCGGCAAGATGATCTTCCGCATCGAGGACACGGACGCCGCCCGCGATTCCGAGGAGAGCTATCAGCAGCTCCTCGACGCCCTGGACTGGCTCGGGATCACGTGGGACGAAGGAGTCGGCGTCGGCGGCCCGCACGAGCCCTACCGTCAGTCGCAGCGCGCGGACATCTACGCCGAGGTCATCGAGCAGCTCAAGGCCGGCGGTCACGTGTATGAATCGTTCTCCTCGCCGGAAGAGGTTGAAGAGCGCCATCGCGCGGCGGGCCGCGACCCGAAGCTCGGCTACGACAATTTTGACCGCGACCTGACTGACGAGCAGAAGGCCGCCTTCCGCGCGGAAGGGCGCGAGCCGGTCCTGAGACTGCGCATGCCTGACGAGGACCTCACGTTTACGGATCTGGTTCGCGGAGAGATCACGTTCAAGGCCGGCTCGACGCCGGACTTTGTGGTGGTGCGGGGTAACGGCAAGCCGCTCTACACGCTGGTCAATCCGGTCGACGACGCGCTGATGGGGATCACTCACGTCCTGCGCGGCGAGGATTTGCTGTCCTCAACCCCGCGGCAGATTGCTCTCTACCGGGCGCTGATCCAGTGCGGCGTCGCGCAGTACATGCCGCTCTTCGGCCACTTGCCCTACGTCATGGGCCAGGGGAACAAGAAGCTGTCCAAGCGTGACCCCGAGTCCAATCTGTTCATTCACCGGGACCGCGGCTTCATCCCCGAGGGCCTGCTCAACTACCTCTCGCTGCTGGGCTGGAGCCTCTCGGCAGACGAGGATATCTTCACGCGCGAGCAGCTCATCGAGGCCTTTGACGTGGCCGATGTGCTCAAGAACCCGGCCCGCTTCGATCTGAAAAAGGCCGAGGCGATCAACGGGACGCACGTTCGCCGACTCGACCCGGCCGATTTCCGGGACCGGCTGGTTCCCTACTTTGCCGCGGCTTCCCTCACGGGGGAGGAGCTGACCGAGCGCGAAGCGGAGATTCTCGATGCGGTCGCCCCGCTGGTGCAGGAGCGCATCGGCTTGCTCGGCGAGGCGCCAGAGATGGCCGGTTTCTTGTTCGTGGCTGACGCAGACCTGCAGGTGGCTGACGATGCGCTGAAGGGCATGCCGGAGAACCTGCCAGAGGTGGTGTCCGCCTCCATCTCGGCCCTGGAGGCCGTCGACTCCTGGGATCAGGAAGCGATCGAGGGGGCGCTGCGCGGGGCGCTCATCGATGGACTAGAGCTCAAGCCGCGTAAGGCTTTCGGGCCCGTCCGGGCGGCGATCTCCGGCCGCCGCGTCTCGCCTCCCTTGTTCGAGTCGATGGTCATCTTGGGGCGGGAGTCGTGCCTCGTCCGGCTGCGTGCCTTCGCTGACGTGGTCGCAAACCGCTAG